Genomic DNA from Salvia miltiorrhiza cultivar Shanhuang (shh) chromosome 1, IMPLAD_Smil_shh, whole genome shotgun sequence:
TGTGTTTGGTAACATAATACGAACACTATCATCATCAGATTCTTCATCTGCTTGGTCCACATTTTGATCTCTTTCTAAGTCTTCAATCACATCTTTTGGAGCTTCAGCATTTAATCCAGTGGCTCTATCTTTGCCCAAACAAGTGCTAGTTGATCGTAATAAGGAAACGGATTGTTTCTCATAAACAAGTTTCAATAGGATCAACTGGCATATGATCTCTAATGTGGTTCTGAAGAAGACAACACGCCATTATAATTCTGTCTTGTTGCTTGATTGGATAAAAATTTGGATTTCTAATTATATCCCAACGCATTTTTAACATTCCAAAGCATCTCTCAATGACATTTCTTGCTGATGAGTGCTTCATATTAAAATATTCTTCTGGAGTTGTTGGTTGACGTCCAGTCCTCCATTCAGAAAGATGGTATCTTTGCCCTCTAAAAGGTGCAAGAAAGCCTTTGCCGTTTGTGTATCCCGCATCCACTAAATAGTAATAACCTAAAATTTTAGAATATAGTAAGTATATCattgatatatattaaataagaaTATTAAAAGTGTATATCTTACATACCATCTTGTATTGGTAATCCATTTCTTCTACTTAAAGCATCTCGAAGCACTCTTCCATCAGCTGCTGAGCCTTCCCAACCCGCAAGCACATAAATAAATTGCATGTCTTGCGAACATACTCCTAAAACATTTGTAGAAGTATGACCTTTTCGATTTCGATATCTAGGTTTATCAACCTCAGATACTTTTACTTCAATGTGAGTACCATCAAGAGTTCCTATGCAATTCTACAAATTTAGATCCAatagttataaatatattttttttataatcataTAAGGTGAAATTTAAAAGTGTTTCTAATATACCTTAAACCATTTCCATTTGACATCAGAGGAATCCTCAGCTACAGGTGAAGGAACTTTTAGTAAATGACCTTGAAGCCTAAGAACTGAGCTCAATACCTTATTGAAATATCTACTAATTGTTTCTCCTAACCGCAAGAAATTAGTTTTCATTGTACGgttcttttgatgatgagcTAGTATGTATAAGAAAATAGCAACTTGCTCATCAACTGTCAGGTTTCTTGTAGCTCTTAGCCGTCCAATCGTTTGAAGCATGTTAACTAGCCTTCTAAACGTGTATCTATCCATACGTAATTGTTCATGACATGTGGTGTCACTCTCATAGATCAATTTGTGAATGTAACGAGATCGGTCTATCTCATTCACTGAACGTGCGGcctttaaataatatttttgacaGTGATGTCTTATGAGAGTTGTAATCACAAGAATGATTCGCCTCAACACATCAATTCTCTCCATACGCCTACGAATAATAGGATATAAAAGCTTTCTTGAATTTATGTCTAATCTTGCCATCCTCTTAAAAAGATCCTGAAACTTAAGATTATACATTCATACATTCTACCAAtcaaaataataacaaacaaagTAATAACAATAAATCATGGCAACTGATAAATAAAGATAACGACATTGATTTCCTACCCAGGCCATGCACTTATCCTTTGCTAGACACCTAATAACAGATTCTCATTACCAATAAAATGAAACAAACATGGACGCGCACAGACAGCAACAACAGCTACACCAATACTATTGTTAAACAGAAGCAACtacaaaacaataattataCTATTCCAATTGCTTAAAGTTGAGTTGGCAATATGATTatgatattaattataattccacAAAAAAAGGCTATAAGAAAAAAGATCAAAACTACATAgctaattaatactccctccgtcccagcttttagtatccaactttccttttttggccgtcctacattttagtatccatttctatttttggtaaaagtaggtggggcccttactccactttaattattttaactcacataaaatatgggacccttattccactcacgacacaccaatcactttattaaaacccgtgccattctcaactggataccaaaagccgagacggagggagtacatcgaCTCTTTCAGATTTGACAGCAAcaaattatcaaatttaaagaTGCATAACAGGTAGAAGCAGTAGCTGTAAATATAATTTGCTCAAAAATTAAGCCGGCGAAGGGCACTTTATAAGTCGCCATAAAAAGCAGATCATTATACTGATTATTAATAAGAGTGAACATCTGTGTAATGATTATAAGCGCAGATTTTATGAGAGGTTAGTTATTCAAGAGTTTTCTATAAATAATTTATCCAATAACGTAGGAAGCACACTTGAGAGGCGATGCAATGGAAAAAATGCACTCCACTCCGCACCTCCATAATTAAATTGTTCCCACTTCCATTGAATTTTGGACATTATATCATTGAAATTCGACCAAAATCATGAGCAGACAACTATCAAATCTTGACATCATGCATACATAGTACATGTACTAGATGATTGCAGGGGAATAAGGCGAACAAGATATTCAATTTTAGACCATTGCATCTTAATTAACTTTGAAGACTTCACATGAATTCAATCTAACTTTTAAGACTTCGCATTAAATATATACAACGCCTTTTATCACAAAGAACCACGCATAACCACGACTAAATTAAATTCGAAggtgaataataattcattcaAAAATAGCCACGCAATTTCTCCACATAATTTTACAAAttcatcaataaaaatatagagaGTTTAAAGAGTAACCTCGACTAAATTAAATTCGTATAAGGAATGGTGGTTGATGATAAAACAAGCAGATTATGAGCAGCAATTTGCAGACGAGAGAGAAGAACTTGCAGACGATGGAGAACTTTTACGTTGCACAAAGAAAAAAAACCTAGCGAGAGaaatataaaagaaagaagTCGTCTTTTTTTCCTTATCTTTAAAATCCTCAAATCAGGGAAAAAGAATACCTGAGTTGGAGTGGGGAATTAGAATCCCGAGATTTCACGGAACTTTCCCCATATTTAGGAATCAAGTtattttcctcattttcttataattaaaccaaacacataaatttaataattgagAATCAGATTACTTTCCCAGAGCACATTCCCTGCCAAACAAACAGGTTGTAAAATGTGAACTCTAGGCTCAAGTGCTCTAAAAACGCAATAACACATAAATATTGTTGACTTGTTCTATATTTTAATGTTCTAAGTATATTTTAATGTTCTAAAAAATGAGTGGTCTAAAGTTGAATCTCGATCATTCCTCCTCTtccaattaaaaaaagaaaaaggagtgcaatttttgaataaattattaagtactccatccgtcccactccaatagactcatttttctttttgggatgtcccgtTTCATTaggctcattttcttttttggaaaaaCGTCATTATAAAtaagacaaactaaaaaggaaaatgtgccaagataagtgggacggatggagtattataaataattttaacaaTAAGAATTCAACGTCAGCGCAACTATAGATATGATATGAGATCAGGTATCTCGGCTCAAATTTgtgaaaataagtaaataatattaatacggtcttgaatgaataaaaataattatataataataagagtTGGTCTTGGGTACAACTGGTTTTACCATACAATCAGATTGTACCCTGACCCACACTCTGATCCGAACCTTTATCCTAATTCGAACcttgtaaatgacattgttcggttatacaaatgacacaaCGTATAAATCACATCATAGCATTGCAAATGACActatgtataattgacactatgcggttatacaaatgacactgcctataattgacacgatttggttatataaatgacactataacattttaaaatgtcatagtatcatttgtataaccgaataatgtcatttacaatgttatagtgtcatttatacgcagtgtcatttgtataaccgaataatgtcaattatagacaTGGTCATTTGTATAGCTGAATggtgtcaattataggcagtgtcatttatataaccgaatagtgtcatttacacggttTGATTCAGGATGCGGGTTCGGGTCAGGGTGCaatccgattgtacggtacaactgattgtacccaaatttttgtgtaataataaagggtaattttattcataaCCCATATTTTACTCAGTATAGTCtctcatttaaaataatcataataataaataaatataaatttactacTTTACTCTATAACTCGTAGCCTCCAAATTAAATACCTAAATGATAGCATAACCCCAAATAATGTAATGCTCATAAATTTTGGTTCATTCTCTTTTGTACCTCATCATCGTTGTACTCGGCGGTAGAGTTCAAAAATTTTGTAGGCCAATAAGTTATGGCGGTTTGCAAAATTAGGCATTTTTTTTCGGGCTTGCAAATTTAGgccatttatttttaatttcggCACCCGTGAGCCACATTTGGGCATGAACGAGTTATTTTGAATGTGAGACGTGCGTGACTTCACAGGTGGAGCTCAAATGCTGAtgtgaaattttatttcattattttaattgCCCTATTTACACACATGTAAAATAAACCTCTAacataatataatttaaaaaggCAAATTAAAAACACTAAAACACATATGAATTAGAATTGACCTTTTCGATTCCAAGTCAAGAAACCCCTAAAATATTACCTTTAGAAAATATAAATcaaacacaaaaacaaaaaccTCAGTAAAAAGAATCAAGAGTTCCAAACTTAATTGTTCATTCTTCGTCAGAAAACTTGAGAAATCGGCCCGTCGATCATCATCACGTCGTATTCCGGTGTTTCATAATATCATCTACAGTGTggagagataaaaaaaatataaaaatgtgaaGGTGAGGAATGTGAAACAACTGAATCTACCTCCTTCTATATACAGTAAGTATTCaagcttgattttttttttgtgtgtgttttttagGAACactgatgaattttttttgaaggtCTTGAatgtttgttttttgtttataattttgattgttatttttatttttattttttatcatggTGGAAAGATTTTTTGTTCTCCTAAGCTAACATATTGTGGGGATAGGAAGTTCATTTTGGACTATGTTGTAGCTAGGCAACTTAGCTTAGCAGCTTTAAAAAAATAGTCTTGAAGAATAGTTGTTAATTAATGGAGCTATTAAGACTTATGTTTTAAGTAACAACAATCTAAGGGAATTATCCTCTGATAAAGAAGTCAAAAAAATTTGTCAAGACAATTTAGGATTTAGACATGTgatcttttatactccctccgtcccaatagtaATGTCCAATAGCTTTAgggcatggagattaagaaatgtgtaaaaagtagataaagtgggttggtggaaattatttaaatattaggcaTAGAGAAATAATATATTGCCAGAAagggaatgagacatttgtattgGGACGTCCCATTAAAGAAAATGAGACATTACTattgggatgaagggagtataacATAAGGGGATGTGGGAATTGTGACAGGTAAGGAATAAGTAATTGATAAAGAGAGAGTTGCAGTTGACGGTGAGGGTTCTTTTGTGAACAAGAATAAAAAGAGTGAGGGGTTCTTCTATGAAGAAGAATATAGGGGGTGAAGGAGAGGATTCTGAATTATAGGAGTTTagtgtgttgggaaccttgtggaatatcctaatccttgttttgatgataccaaaattcataggtcttaattgtaatagactagaacagttttgaactcaagtgttagagttcgtttctagtttagtatgcggttctgaagactgaagactgaaggacgaaggactgaagactgaaggacgaaagactgaagactgaagataccaactgaagtatcagttgaagaatcagtttggaactgattacttaatgcgtgccacagactgatactaaagtcaagtatcagttgaacattcttcctcagactgatcttccaacgttcaaaggaagccacgtactcacagagtacagccgcattaaatgcagagatctcaggatcttatctctgcagaggtcattcctatttggtggttactttatcagagacgtcacatctcctgtccctcaagagaaccgtttccaccagacaaggaacctcgaagattgaagcctcagcccaaattcgaattgctctccaacggaagaaatcttgaggacgttctacgccaacggatctattcaagagttctcctacaaatagcgctcgaggatcacttcaaccttcaccgattcaacgacataagctgaagctctgccaaaatcggtactcagcctaaagcttaacttccccaaagcttgaatcgaagaagagaattccaaagccaaaattagtcactgctgattacatacattctcttagaccttaggcaaacctctgtttacccagaagccaaggtcaaacttgctacaaagaacttgttctttgcagtatagttggcactcgttcaaacctcatttccaaaagaaagatttgagtgttttgagtgattcggagttcagaagggttttctgactctgagagtcttagcgcgggttgtgctaagcaagagaaatccaacacgagtgaagtgtgggtactaaagaagggttttcttcagtggtacggttgtgtgcacccgacaagcacacagtttggtttgcagtgcacctgttaagcacttgcggagtggattgttggtctgatcaaccgaccgtggatgtaggaaaggatttttctgaaccacgtaaaagtctctgtgttgtttacagctttcagttttacattcctacttgtgttgtttcatttgataaactgaatactgattaacagcaaagagaaacctaagaccaacaacgtgctcaaccgaggctattgcgaaactaagtttaattttcgctgtgtatgatatcagtctgactgatctatcttttgatagtcaggaagagtgttatcatatctgttttagcaaactcgactgaagcccataagtgcatcagttaagt
This window encodes:
- the LOC131005864 gene encoding protein ALP1-like yields the protein MDRYTFRRLVNMLQTIGRLRATRNLTVDEQVAIFLYILAHHQKNRTMKTNFLRLGETISRYFNKVLSSVLRLQGHLLKVPSPVAEDSSDVKWKWFKNCIGTLDGTHIEVKVSEVDKPRYRNRKGHTSTNVLGVCSQDMQFIYVLAGWEGSAADGRVLRDALSRRNGLPIQDGYYYLVDAGYTNGKGFLAPFRGQRYHLSEWRTGRQPTTPEEYFNMKHSSARNVIERCFGMLKMRWDIIRNPNFYPIKQQDRIIMACCLLQNHIRDHMPVDPIETYRATGLNAEAPKDVIEDLERDQNVDQADEESDDDSVHTLTTNMDKSNDQMGKYMESIVGVDQERKDNRRKLNEELQKIEVLTHSQRQRAAMKLVRDPNLLDYFFTLDDHSQKEIFLIELLG